The Pseudomonadota bacterium genome includes the window GCCAGGCTTTGCTAGAAGCGCTATCTCTACACCACCAATCTCAAGCAGCCCATGAATAAGGTTCTCGATGTATACACCGATACCGCCGTCACCCAATTTACGGGCATCCAACAGCAGCCGAACTGCGCGTTGCGGCTGCGGGGCCTCTTCAGATACTAATTGGCTACTTTGCGGGCCCATGGAGCGCTATCCTCCTCTTCAGGCGCCGTAAATACTCGTCGCACTACGTAGGTCTTTTTATTCTGTGACTCATAGTAGGTGCGAGCTAGAACTTCAGCGAGTAATCCAAACACAACGAACTGCAGACCGATAATTACAAGCATCACACCAAGCGCCAGTAGTGGGCGATTGCCCATTGGAACGTCCTGAAAGAGTCGCTGATAGGTAAGCATCGAAAGGATCAGGGTGCCGAGGATACCCGAAGCTGCCCCAACAACTCCAAAGAGGTGAATCGGGCGCTTTGAATAACCAAGTAGAAACTTAACAGTAATAAGGTCAAGCACAACACGAATTGTACGGGAGATTCCGTATTTAGATGTGCCGAATCTCCGCTCACGATGATTAACCGGAACCTCAACGATGCGCGCTCCCATCTCGTTCGCTAGGGCCGGAATAAAGCGATGCATCTCACCGTAGAGGCGCAGCCCGCGGGCGATATCTCCACTCATAACCTTTAAGGTGCAGCCGTAGTCGTGCAGCCGTACTCCGGTCGCAGACGATATAATACGATTGGCGATAATGCTGGGTAAGCGACGGCTAAGGAACTTATCGCGGCGGTGCTTGCGCCATCCTGCGACTAAATCATAGCCCTCTTCGAGCTTTGCAACCATCTGTGGGATCTCGGCGGGATCGTTTTGTAGATCTCCATCAAGTGCAACGACGATCTCGTACCTGGAGTGATCAAAGCCGGCTGCCATGGCAGCGGTCTGCCCGAAGTTTCTGCGGAGCTGAATCAAGCGCAGGTGTGAATCGTTACCACCACACTCAAGCAGCCGAGAAACGGTTTTATCTCGAGATCCATCATCGACGTAGATAATCTCGTACGGGCGCCCCGTGCTACGCAGCACGTTGGAAACCTCTCGGAATCCATCCGCCACGTTATCCTCTTCGTTAAATACCGGAATGACTACTGAGATGCCCTGCATATCTCCTACCTAGTGAAAAGACAACCGCCGGAAGTCTACCACACCCAAAAATCTAAACACAGCTTCATCCCAACTTCTTAAAACACCCTAGAGCTGCGCCCACTATAAGAAATAACAGGTGGTTAGGTGACACTATGCAACTTTTTCCGCGTTCGGCTACATAACTATAGTATGATTGAGAAGTTAAGTAATTCAGCGCTAGCCTTCATCAATTGGCTATCAACTTCGTATGGCTCAGGGGACCTCTTGTCAGACCTCTGCATAGCGCTGCTGAGCGCTCTCGCTTGCTCACTACTGGTGCTTATCCTTGCGCGCATCGGCCGCGGGGTTAATTTTACGAAACTCAGCAACAACGATATCGATCAGATGGCGAACTCCCTAGATATGCTGCAAGTT containing:
- a CDS encoding glycosyltransferase family 2 protein — encoded protein: MQGISVVIPVFNEEDNVADGFREVSNVLRSTGRPYEIIYVDDGSRDKTVSRLLECGGNDSHLRLIQLRRNFGQTAAMAAGFDHSRYEIVVALDGDLQNDPAEIPQMVAKLEEGYDLVAGWRKHRRDKFLSRRLPSIIANRIISSATGVRLHDYGCTLKVMSGDIARGLRLYGEMHRFIPALANEMGARIVEVPVNHRERRFGTSKYGISRTIRVVLDLITVKFLLGYSKRPIHLFGVVGAASGILGTLILSMLTYQRLFQDVPMGNRPLLALGVMLVIIGLQFVVFGLLAEVLARTYYESQNKKTYVVRRVFTAPEEEDSAPWARKVAN